One window of the Chryseobacterium camelliae genome contains the following:
- a CDS encoding GLPGLI family protein, with the protein MTKVLQVILTMAIVLLNAQNTANRFFYELTYKPSKDSVQIEKEMMVLDIDQNRSLYQSYDKIQNDSLADAVFQEFSKIGQMPKLKKLGNKNALFMHRIFKTYPIHEVVYTGLISLDYFSYRENPNLNWKISDEKQKIGIYNTQKATTDFGGRKWIAWFTTEIPFQDGPYKFYGLPGLIVKIEDQGKNYSWELKGNRKTGDIQFESYMDKYISSVPNIVTKEKFLEKYDQYKKNPFAGIKETFAQHMPAGMQLPDEFFQSKEMREEERQLKKKYSVRNNSIEL; encoded by the coding sequence ATGACAAAAGTTTTACAGGTCATTTTGACCATGGCTATTGTGCTGCTTAATGCACAAAATACAGCAAACCGATTCTTTTATGAGCTGACCTACAAACCCAGTAAGGATTCTGTACAAATCGAAAAGGAAATGATGGTTTTGGATATTGATCAGAATAGATCTCTTTACCAATCCTATGACAAAATTCAGAACGATTCATTAGCAGATGCCGTGTTCCAGGAATTTTCAAAAATCGGCCAAATGCCTAAGCTTAAGAAACTGGGTAATAAAAATGCTCTATTCATGCATCGGATTTTCAAAACATACCCGATCCATGAAGTGGTGTATACAGGTTTGATTTCCCTGGATTATTTTTCATATCGCGAAAACCCAAACCTGAACTGGAAGATTTCGGATGAAAAACAGAAAATCGGTATATACAACACTCAAAAAGCAACTACAGATTTTGGCGGCAGGAAGTGGATTGCATGGTTCACGACTGAAATCCCGTTTCAGGATGGACCCTACAAATTTTATGGCCTTCCGGGATTAATCGTCAAAATTGAAGATCAGGGAAAAAATTATTCCTGGGAACTGAAAGGAAACAGAAAAACCGGCGATATCCAGTTTGAATCATATATGGATAAATATATCAGTTCCGTACCTAATATAGTTACAAAAGAAAAATTTTTAGAAAAATACGATCAATATAAAAAGAATCCTTTTGCGGGTATAAAAGAGACATTTGCTCAGCATATGCCTGCGGGTATGCAATTGCCGGATGAATTTTTTCAGTCAAAAGAAATGCGCGAGGAAGAAAGACAATTGAAAAAAAAATATAGTGTAAGAAATAACAGTATCGAACTTTAG
- a CDS encoding MBL fold metallo-hydrolase yields MTTQAQNFTTIKAGPYDLDVFNASENSFGVASVIVSGKNDAILIDAQFTLEDAETVAQKIKESGKKLTTIYISHNDPDFYFGLEVFKQYFPEVTAYAVPAVVEQITKTAQKKLDVWGERLGKAITSNIVLPQVLKDNILELEGEKFDIIGLEDFPGKTFVYIPAAKAVVGGINVFGNSFNIWMADAQTAEARSNWINILDRIIALNPSVVIPAHGKTGDALDLTSVKHTKEYILFYEEALKTSRTSEDLIKAIKTKYPNLTFEMALMLGAKVLTGEMKW; encoded by the coding sequence ATGACAACACAAGCACAAAACTTTACAACCATCAAAGCCGGCCCATATGATCTTGATGTATTCAATGCATCTGAAAACAGCTTTGGAGTAGCATCCGTAATCGTATCAGGAAAAAACGATGCAATATTAATTGATGCACAATTCACATTAGAAGATGCCGAAACGGTTGCCCAAAAGATTAAGGAATCCGGTAAGAAACTGACCACAATTTACATCTCACATAACGATCCCGATTTTTATTTCGGGTTAGAAGTATTCAAACAATATTTTCCGGAGGTAACTGCCTATGCAGTACCCGCCGTTGTTGAACAAATAACAAAAACTGCTCAGAAAAAGTTAGACGTTTGGGGCGAACGTCTAGGAAAAGCAATTACATCAAACATAGTATTGCCACAGGTCTTAAAAGATAATATACTTGAGTTGGAAGGTGAAAAATTTGACATTATCGGATTGGAAGATTTCCCAGGAAAAACTTTTGTGTATATTCCCGCAGCTAAAGCAGTTGTTGGTGGAATAAATGTATTCGGTAATAGTTTTAATATCTGGATGGCTGATGCGCAGACAGCTGAGGCCCGTTCCAACTGGATCAACATACTTGACAGAATCATTGCGTTAAATCCTTCTGTTGTTATTCCTGCACACGGTAAAACCGGGGATGCTCTTGATCTCACTTCAGTAAAGCACACCAAAGAATATATTCTTTTTTATGAAGAGGCATTAAAGACCAGCAGGACCTCTGAAGATTTAATAAAAGCCATCAAAACAAAATATCCGAATCTGACTTTTGAAATGGCTTTGATGTTGGGTGCTAAAGTATTGACCGGAGAGATGAAGTGGTAA
- a CDS encoding nuclear transport factor 2 family protein: protein MTNLEIVKSTYEGKTSEENGENLKAYLAPDAQWTEAAGFPYAGTYTGIQEISRNVFHRLATEWIDYKFTPENYITGDNQIAVTGTYTGTYKITMKPFAARVVHVWDLRDGKIVRFEQFVDSKTVVEAMN, encoded by the coding sequence ATGACAAATTTAGAAATTGTAAAAAGCACATACGAAGGAAAAACTTCAGAAGAAAACGGTGAAAACCTGAAAGCATATCTGGCTCCTGATGCCCAATGGACCGAGGCTGCCGGGTTTCCTTATGCAGGCACTTATACAGGCATTCAGGAAATTTCGAGAAATGTCTTTCATCGCTTAGCAACAGAATGGATAGATTATAAATTTACACCTGAGAATTATATTACAGGTGATAACCAGATTGCGGTCACCGGCACCTATACAGGAACCTATAAAATAACGATGAAGCCATTTGCTGCAAGGGTTGTGCACGTTTGGGATTTGCGTGATGGTAAAATTGTACGTTTTGAGCAATTTGTCGACAGTAAGACAGTAGTGGAGGCAATGAACTAA
- a CDS encoding Crp/Fnr family transcriptional regulator → MKRLKENIARHIKLSASDLEQFCNLFTQKRIKKKEFLLREGEVCRFEAFVLKGLIRVYYVDANGFDKVLYFAAEDWWVTDIDSFTNGMPSQLYIEALEDSELLLISKTDKDVAYESIPAVEKLFRIMTQKTHVALQRRMIDNLSKTADQRYIDFTKKYPMLSQRLTNLQVAAYLGISHEFVSRIRKKIALDKKS, encoded by the coding sequence ATGAAACGACTCAAAGAAAATATTGCCAGGCACATTAAACTCTCCGCATCAGATCTGGAGCAATTCTGTAATTTATTTACTCAAAAAAGAATTAAAAAAAAGGAATTTTTATTACGCGAAGGTGAAGTGTGCAGGTTTGAAGCTTTTGTACTTAAAGGACTTATTAGAGTATATTATGTCGATGCCAACGGATTTGATAAAGTACTGTATTTTGCTGCCGAAGATTGGTGGGTCACTGACATTGACAGTTTTACAAATGGAATGCCGTCACAATTATATATTGAAGCTTTGGAGGATAGTGAACTCCTTTTAATCTCAAAGACAGACAAAGATGTAGCTTATGAAAGTATTCCTGCTGTTGAAAAGCTTTTCCGTATTATGACACAAAAAACCCATGTTGCATTACAGCGTCGAATGATAGATAACCTAAGCAAAACCGCTGACCAGAGATATATAGATTTTACAAAAAAATACCCCATGCTTTCACAACGGCTAACTAATTTACAGGTTGCAGCATATTTGGGTATCAGCCACGAATTTGTGAGTAGGATCAGAAAAAAAATTGCATTGGATAAAAAGAGTTGA